The sequence CCGTCGGAGGCGCGCAAGATCGAGGAGTTGCGACGCGCGTTGCTCGATCGCTTTCGAGCCTACGGCTACGAAATGGTGATGCCGCCGTTGCTCGAATACCTGGAGTCGCTTCTGACGAGCGGCGGCAGCGACCTGAGCCTGCGCACATTCAAGCTCGTCGATCAACTGTCGGGCCGCACGCTCGGACTGCGCGCGGATACGACGCCGCAAGTGGCGCGTATCGACGCGCACCTGCTCAACCGCCAAGGCGTGACGCGTCTGTGCTACGCGGGCAACGTGCTGCATACGCGTCCGCGCGGTCTGCACGCCACGCGCGAACAGATTCAGGTCGGCGCGGAAATCTATGGTCATGCGGGACTCGAAGCGGACCTCGAAATTCAGCAGTTGATGCTCGACGTGCTGCGGCTGACGGGTCTCACGACGATTCGACTCGACTTGTGCCACGCGGGCGTGTTGTCCGCGATCTTTGCTCAGGACCCGGCCGCCGCCGCCGCGGGTGAAGCGCTTTACGAGGCGCTCGCAGCGAAAGACGTCGCACGCCTGGACGAGTTGACGCAAGGGTTGAGCGACGTGGCGCGCGACGCGCTGCGCGCGCTGCCCGCGCTATACGGCGACGCGTCGGTGCTCGCGCTCGCGCGGCAGCGCTTGCCGAATCTGCCGGAGATCGCGAACGCACTCGACGATCTCGAGTTTTTGGCCGCACAGGTGGAGAGCGCCGAGGTCACGATCGATCTGGCCGATTTGCGTGGCTATGCGTATCACAGCGGCGTGATGTTTTCGGCCTATGTCGATGGCGTGCCGAACGCGGTCGCGCGCGGCGGCCGTTATGACCACGTCGGGCAAGCGTACGGCCGCGCGCGTCCTGCGACGGGCTTTTCGCTCGACCTGCGCGAAGTCGCGCGCATTTCGCCGATCGAGGCACGCAGCAGCGCGATCCTCGCGCCCTGGAAGCACGACGAAGCGCTGCGCGCGAGTGTCGCATTGCTGCGCGACGCGGGCGAAGTCGTCATCCAGGCGCTGCCCGGTCACGATCACGCATTGGATGAATTCGCCTGCGACCGTGTGCTCGTCGAGCGCAACGGCGTGTGGGTCGTCGAGGCCCGCTAGCCGCGCGTAGGAAGCCGCGAGAGGCGAGCGGCAGCGGGGATGTGCCGTCCTCGGCACCATCCCCGCAGGCGTCGCGAAAATGACCCATATCGTTGAGCCGAAACGGAAAAACTCGGAACCTTCAGCGAACATGGGTAGAATACGTTTTTAACCAGCTAACGAATCAACATGTCTGCCAGCGCTGTGAATGTGACCCCCGGCCGCAACGTCGTCGTCGTGGGAACTCAATGGGGTGATGAGGGCAAGGGCAAGATCGTAGACTGGCTGACGGACCACGCTCAGGGCGTCGTGCGTTTCCAGGGCGGTCACAACGCCGGTCACACGCTCATCATCGGCGGCAAGAAAACCATCTTGCGCCTCATTCCTTCGGGCATCATGCGTGCGGGCGTTGCCTGCTACATCGGCAACGGCGTCGTGCTGTCGCCCGAGGCGCTCTTCAAGGAAATCGGCGAGCTCGAAGCCGCTGGTCTCGACGTTCAAAAGCGTCTGTTCATTTCCGAAGCGACCACGCTGATCCTCCCGTATCACATCGCGATCGATCAGGCGCGCGAAGCCCGTCGCGGCGCCGGCAAGATCGGCACGACCGGCCGCGGCATCGGTCCGGCGTACGAGGACAAGGTCGGCCGCCGCGCGTTGCGCGTGCAGGATCTGTTCGAGCCGGAGGCATTCGCCGAGCGTCTGCGCGACAACCTCGATTTCCATAACTTCGTGCTGACCCAGTACCTGGGCGCCGCGCCTGTCGATTTTCAGCAGACGCTGGATACGATGCTGAGCTATGCGGATCGCCTCGCGCCGATGGTCACCGACGTTTCGCGCCGGTTGTACGACGAAAACGCAGCCGGCCGCAATTTCCTGTTCGAAGGCGCGCAAGGCACGCTGCTCGACATCGATCACGGCACGTACCCGTTCGTCACGTCGAGCAACTGCGTCGCCGGTGCGGCGGCTGCAGGCGCAGGCGTCGGTCCGCAGAAGCTCAACTACATCCTCGGCATCACGAAGGCGTACTGCACGCGCGTGGGCGCGGGTCCGTTCCCGAGCGAGCTGTACGACAACGACAACCCGGCCCGTCAGGACCAGATCGGCGTGACGCTCGCGAACGTTGGCAAGGAATTCGGCTCGGTCACGGGCCGTCCGCGCCGCACCGGCTGGCTCGATGCCGCCGCGCTGCGCCGCTCGATTCAGATCAACGGCGTGTCGGGCCTCTGCATTACGAAGCTCGACGTGCTCGACGGCCTCGACGAAGTCAGGCTGTGCGTCGGCTACAAGATCGACGGCAAGGACGCCGACATCCTCCCGCGCGGCGCATCCGAAGTCGCGCGCTGCGAGCCGGTGTACGAGACGTTCGGCGGCTGGAAGGAAAGCACGATCGGCATCACGCAATGGGACAGGCTGCCCGCGAACGCGCAAGCTTATCTGACGCGCGTGCAGGAAGTGGCGGGCGTGCCGATCGACATGGTGTCGACCGGCCCGGATCGTGACGAGACGATTCTGCTTCGCCATCCGTTCAAGGTTTAACGATGACGCAGAGCATGACCATGATCGCGATGACGGATCCGCGCAACGACGACAAGAACCTCTGGGTCGGCTGGGACGAGTATCACCGGCTGATCGAGTTGCTCGCCCTGGCCGTGCACGAATCCGGCTGGAAGTTCGACAAGATCCTGTGTCTCGCGCGCGGCGGGCTTCGCGTTGGCGACCAGCTGTCGCGTATCTACGACCTGCCGCTTGCGATCCTCGCGACGAGTTCCTATCGCGAAGCCGCCGGCACGGAGCAGGGCGACCTCGATATCGCCCAATACATCACGATGACGCGCGGCGAGCTGTCGGGCAACGTGCTGCTCGTGGACGACCTCGTCGATTCGGGCGTGACGCTGTCGCGCGTGCAGCAGCATTTGAAGGACCGCTATCCGGCGATTACCGCCGTGCGTTCCGCGGTGCTTTGGTACAAGGGCTGCTCGAAGGTCAAGCCCGACTACCACGTGCAATTCCTGCCGACGAACCCATGGATTCACCAGCCGTTCGAGGAATGGGATACGGTGCGTCCGCACAATCTCGGTGCATGGATCAAGCGCGGCCTGGCACGAAATTCGACGCCGAACGAGTGACCTTTCGCATGGCCCAGCCGTGCGGTCGTTGGTGTCAAGATAATCAAGCGGAGTCTCACGACTCCGCTTTTTTTATGTGCAAGTGCTTTCGCCAGACCGTTAACCGCGGTTATGCTGCAATGCGCAAAACTTACCTGACTCCGACGCGCTGCGATGCTAAACTTCGGCGGCTGCCGCTCGTAGCGTATGCACAACACGCACTGCGGCACGTCTGCGTGCCCCGCTAGAATTGCGCTCGTTTCTTCAGCCCAATCCGAGAACGGATTTACCCCGCGTTTATGACAGACAACAACCAGGCACATACGCATAAGCAGCCTTTGCATTCACTTGCCATTGCGGCGATCGGCGTGGTTTTCGGCGATATCGGAACCAGTCCTCTTTATTCGTTGAAGGAAGCATTCAGCCCGGCGCACGGAATTGCGCTCACGAATAACTCGATTCTCGGCGTGATTTCGCTGCTGTTTTGGGCGATCGTGATCGTGGTCGGGATCAAATATGTGCTTTTCGTGATGCGCGCCGACAATAACGGTGAAGGCGGCGTGCTCGCGTTAATGGCGCTTTCGCTGCGTTCCTTCGATACGAAAAGCAAGGCGGCTGCGACATTAATGGCGCTGGGGATCTTCGGTTCCTGCATGTTTTATGGCGACGCGGTCATCACGCCGGCGATTTCGGTGATATCGGCTGTCGAGGGGTTGGAGATTGCGACGCCGCAGCTATCGCATCTCGTCCTGCCCATTACGATCGTCATTCTGATCGCGCTGTTCTGGATTCAACGGCATGGCACGGCGCTCGTGGGCAAGCTGTTCGGGCCGATCATGATTCTCTGGTTCATCACGATCGGTCTTCTGGGTCTTTATCACATCATCCGCGCGCCGGGCGTCATTGCCGCGCTCAATCCTTATTACGCAGCGTCGTTCATGTCGGCGCACGTGCTGCAGGCCTACGTCGTGCTCGGTTCGGTCGTGCTGGTGCTGACCGGCGCCGAAGCGCTCTACGCGGATATGGGCCACTTCGGCGCCAAGCCGATCCGGATGGCCTGGTATGTGCTCGTGATGCCGTCGCTCGTGCTGAATTACTTCGGCCAGGGCGCATTGCTGATGCAGGACCCGAAGGCGATCGAAAATCCGTTCTTCCTGCTCGCGCCCGACTGGGCGCTGCTGCCGCTCGTCGTGCTGTCGACGGTGGCAACCGTCATCGCATCGCAGGCCGTGATTTCGGGCGCGTATTCGCTGACCGCGCAAGCGATCCAGCTCGGCTACGTGCCGCGGATGAAGGTGCTGCACACGTCGGAGTTGGCGATCGGCCAAATCTACGTGCCGGTCGTGAACTGGATGCTGCTCTTCATCATCTTGTGCATCGTGATCGGCTTCAAGAGCTCCGACAATCTCGCCGCGGCGTACGGCATTGCGGTGACGGCCACGATGGTCATCACGACGATCCTCCTGTGCGTCTCGATGGTGAAGGTTTGGAAGTGGAACAAGGCGCTGGTGGCCCTCATCATCGGCGCTTTCATGATCGTCGACGTCGGCTTTTTCGGCGCGAATCTGCTGAAGGTCGAGGAGGGTGGCTGGCTGCCGCTCGGCATCGGCGCGGTGCTGTTCTTCCTTTTGATGACCTGGCACAAGGGGCGCATGATCGTGAAGGAACGCACGGCTGCCGACGGCATTCCGCTTGCGCCGTTCCTACAAGGCTTGCTCGCGCATCCGCCGCATCGCGTCTCGGGTACCGCGATCTATTTGACGGGCAGCGATACGCTCGTGCCGGTGAGTCTCCTGCACAACCTGAAGCACAACAAAGTGCTGCATGAGCGAACCATTTTCCTGACTTTCGTCACGCGCGATATTCCGTATGTGAATGACGAAGACCGCGTGACGGTGCGTGATGTCGGCGGCGGGCTCTATGTCGTGAGGGCGGCATACGGCTTCAACGAAACGCCGGACGTCAAGGCGACGCTGCTCGAAGTCGGCCGCATGTACGACTTGACCTTCGAGCTGATGGATACGTCGTTCTTCCTCGCGCGTGAAACGGTCGTGCCGACGCAGTTGCCCGGTATGTCGGTGTGGCGCGAGCGCGTGTTCGCATGGATGCATCAGAATGCCGCGAAACCGACTGACTTCTTCGCGATTCCGGCGAATCGCGTGGTCGAACTCGGGACGAAGATCGAGATTTGATCGTGTTGAGATAGCACTGCGCAGCGGGAACACTTCCGTTGCGCACGCAACAAAAAGCCCACGCTGTGACGCGTGGGCTTTTTGTTGTCAGCTGGCAGGGCGCTGCCAGCCCCTACGTTGCTTAGCGCTGCTTGAGCTTCGCAAACGCCGCTGCCATTGCGCCGGCCGGTTCCGGATCGCGCGAGCGCTGGGGGCGTGCACCGCCGCCCGGGCGGCCGCCGCGGTCCTGCTGAGCACCGCTGCCACCGCCGCCGCCACCGCCGCGCGACGGCGAGCCTGCGGCGGCATCGTCGTCGAGGCGCATCGTCAGCGCGATGCGCTGACGCTTCACATCGACTTCGAGCACCTTCACCTTCACGACCTGGCCAGCCTTGACGACTTCGTGCGGGTCCTTGATGAACTTGGTCGACATCGCCGACACGTGCACGAGGCCGTCCTGATGCACGCCGACGTCGACGAACGCGCCGAACGCCGCGACGTTCGTCACGACGCCTTCGAGCACCATGCCCGGGATGAGGTCGGAGACCTTTTCGACGCCTTCGCGGAACGTCGCCGTCTTGAACTCGGGGCGCGGGTCGCGGCCGGGCTTCTCGAGTTCGGTCAGGATGTCGCGCACGGTCGGCAGACCGAAGCGCTCATCGACGAATTCCGCCGGCGACAAACCGGAGAGCGCGTCGCGATTGCCAAGCACATCGCCGATCTGCTTCTTGATCTTCGCGAGCATCCGTTCGACGACCGGATACGCCTCGGGGTGAACGGACGAGCGATCGAGCGGGTTCTCGCCCCCGTTGATGCGCAGGAAGCCTGCGGCCTGCTCGTAAGTCTTGTCGCCAAGACGCGGGACCTTGCGCAGATGGTCGCGTGACGGGAACGGGCCGTTTGCGTCGCGATACTCGACGATGTTGCGCGCGAGGGTCGAATTCAAGCCGGACACGCGCGCAAGCAAGGCGACGGAAGCCGTGTTCGCATCGACGCCGACTGCGTTCACGCAATCCTCGACGACCGCGTCGAGCGAGCGCGCGAGTTCGCGCTGGTTCACGTCGTGCTGATACTGGCCGACGCCGATCGCCTTCGGCTCGATCTTCACGAGTTCGGCGAGCGGGTCTTGCAGCCGGCGCGCGATCGACACCGCGCCGCGCAGCGATACGTCGAGTTCCGGAAACTCCTTGGCAGCGAGTTCGGACGCCGAATAGACCGATGCGCCGGCTTCGGACACGACGATCTTCTGCAGCTTCAGCTCTGGATGGCGAGAGATCAGCTCGCTCGCGAGCTTGTCGGTTTCGCGCGAGGCCGTGCCGTTGCCGATGCTGATGAGCTCGGCCTGCGTCTGCGCGGCGATGCGCGCGAGCTTCGCGAGCGAGCCGTCCCAATCGCGGCGCGGCTCATGCGGATAGATCGTGTCGGTGGCGAGCACCTTGCCGGTGCGGTCGACCACGGCCACTTTCACACCCGTGCGCAGGCCCGGATCAAGCCCGATCACGGCCTTCGGGCCAGCGGGAGCCGCGAGCAGCAGATCCTTGAGATTGCGCGCGAACACGCGAATCGCCTCGTGCTCGGCTTCGTCGCGCAATTGCGTGAGCAATTCGTTTTCGAGGTGCGGCTGCACCTTGACGCGCCAGCACCAGCGGCACACGTCGGAGAGCCATTTGTCGGCGGGACGGTTCTGATTCGCAATGCCGAAATGGCGCGCGATCATGGCTTCGCCCGGATGCGGCACCTGGGCGTCGAGTTCCTCGCCCAAGCCGAGCTTCACCATCAGCACGCCGGCGTTGCGGCCGCGGAAGAGGGCGAGCGCGCGGTGCGACGGCACGGTCTTGATGGTCTCCGAGTAGTCGTAGTAGTCGCGGAATTTCTCGCCTTCTTCGCCTTCCTTACCCTCGACGACGGTCGACGACACGACGCCCTGGCTGTGCAGGTAATCGCGCAGCTTGCCCAGCAGCTCGGCGGTTTCGCCGAATTGCTCGGAAAGGATGTCGCGCGCGCCGTCGAGCGCCGCCTTCACATCGGCGACGCCCTTTTCGGCGTCCACGTAGGCGGCGGCTTCTGTCTGCGGGTCGAGCAGCGGGTTCGCGAGCAGCGCCTGCGCGAGCGGCTCCAGGCCCGCTTCGCGCGCGATCTGCGCGCGCGTGCGGCGCTTCGGCTTATAGGGCAGGTACAGGTCTTCCAGCACCTGCTTGCTGTCGGCGGCTTCGATTGCCGTGCGCAGTTCGTCGGTGAGCTTGCCTTGTTCCTCGATGCTCGCGAGGATCGAGGCGCGCCGGTCTTCCAGCTCGCGCAGATACAGGAGTCGTTCTTCGAGCTGGCGCAGTTGCGTGTCGTCGAGATTGCCGGTCACTTCCTTGCGGTAGCGGGCGATGAACGGAACAGTCGCCCCTTCGTCGAGAAGCTGAACCGCCGCCGCGACTTGGCGCGGCTGGACGGTCAATTCAGTGGCGATGCGCTGTACGATCTTGAGTGCTACGGTATCCGTCATGTGAAGTACGTCTGCCTGCGAGGCTCAATCGGGGTCCCAACCTGGAGATCCGCAGCCGGGGATGGCGCGGGAGGCGGGAGCCAGGGTTGTCGGAGCGGGGCATTTTGCCATAAATGCCCGAGCGCTCAAGCGCGGGGTGTTAGAATTTCGAGCATGTTCCGATGCCTCCCTACGACGTTGCCAACCTCCCGTTTTTTGCTTGCTTCGCCCGCTGCGTGGGTTACCGCGGCTGCGTTTGCGTTGCCGCTCGGACTGCCGTCCGCGGCCTTCTCGCAAGATCTGCCGGCCTCGGCGGCAAAGGCCGTCACGCTTGGTGCAGCGGCCCCGCAAGGCGCTTCCGACACGGCTTCTCCTGCTGCGCCCAATGATTTCGACGTACGCCAAAAGGCGCTCGATCGCCGCACCGAGCAGAACGACTACGAGTACGGCGTGGCAGTTCACAATTGCTACAGCACGTTCTTCGTGAACCATTGCCTCGGCAATGCGCGCGACAAAATGCGCGATGTCCGCGAGCAGATCCGCAAAGAGCAATTGGCGCTCAATGACGAGCAGCGCGTCGTGCGCGCGCAGCAACGCGACGATCAGGCGGCGATCAAGCGTGCGCAGGACGAAGCCAACGCGCCTCAGCGCGCCGCGAACGAGGCGCAGAGCCAGCAGCAGTTCGAAGACAAACAGCGTCAGCACGAACTCGATCAGGCGAAGCGCAATGCGGAAGGCCCGCAGCGCGCGGCTAACGAGGCGACGTACAACCAGAAGCAGGCCGACTACCAGCGCAAGCTCGACGAAGCGCACGCGCAAGCCGCGCAGAAGGCTCAGGAGCGCGCGGAAAACGCGCAGCGCTATCAGCAGAAACAGACCGATGCCGCGCAGCACAAGGCGGACGTCGAGACGCGCCAGAAGCAGGCCGCCGACAAGCAGAAACAGCAGCAAGAGCAGCAGTTGCAGGAGCAACAGCAGCAGGAGCAGCTCAAGCAACAACAGCAGCAAAGCGAATAACGCGTTTTTTGCCGTACAGCAACCTCAGACGCCGGGGCCGCGACGAGCGGTACGACGCCTAATCGACCGAGGAGGCCAGCATGCGCGAGCAGCAAGCGATCAAACCGGATGTGCTTCGTGACCGGATTTTGCAATTGCAGTCGGAGCACAGTGAGCTCGATCGCATGATCGACCAACTGGCGACCTCGTCGGATATCACCGACCTCGAGCTGCAGCGCCTCAAAAAGCGCAAGCTCAAGGTCAAAGACAACATTCTCTTGCTGCAATTGCAGCTCGAACCGGATACGCACGCGTAAGCTGCGGCCTGGCAAGCGCTGGTGTCGCGCCGGGTGCACCGGTCTTTGCAGGAACCGCTTGCCTTGAACTCACCGCACGATGCTTCTTCTGACAAGCCGCGCGCCGGCGCTTCCGACGTGCGGACATCCGCGCGCGAGCCGCTTGCGCTGAATCCGAAACGCGGCACCGAACTCGACGCGATCTTCGCCGCCGATGGCCTGCTCGCGCAGCGCATCGACGGCTACCGGCCGCGTGCTTCGCAGATCGAAATGGCGCGCGCCGTGGCGGCCGCGATGGAGGCGTCGGGGCGCGCGATGCCTGAGCCGGCGATGTTCGAGGCGCACGCGCGTCCGGCGCGCCGCCTGCAAAAGAGCGGCGAATCGGGCGACCGAGGTGGCACCGATACGGCTGAGATCGCGCGCGAGGTCGCGGAAGACACCGGCGACAACACGCTGATCGTCGAGGCCGGCACCGGCACGGGCAAGACCTATGCGTACCTCGTCCCGGCGATGCTGTGGGGCGGCAAGGTCGTCGTCTCGACCGGCACCAAGCACTTGCAGGATCAGCTGTTCCAGCGTGACATCCCCACCGTGCGCGACGCGCTTGCCGTGCCGGTTACGGTCGCCATGCTGAAGGGGCGCGCGAACTACCTGTGCCATTACTACCTGCAGCGCACGGCCGACAACGGCCGCATGCCGACGCGTCAAGACACCGTCTATCTGCAGGAAATCGTCCGCTTCGCGAAGATCACGCGCACCGGCGACAAGGCGGAACTCGCCAGCGTGCCGGAGACGGCGCCGGTCTGGTCGATGGTCACGTCGACGCGCGACAACTGCTTAGGTCAAGAGTGCCCGCACTACAAGGAATGCTTCGTGATGCAGGCGCGCCGCGAAGCGCAGCAGGCCGATATCGTCGTCGTCAATCACCACCTCTTTTTCGCGGACATCATGTTGCGCGACACGGGGATGGCGGAGCTGCTGCCGTCGGCGAACACGATCGTCTTCGACGAAGCGCACCAGTTGCCCGAGACCGCCACGCTCTTTTTCGGCGAGACGCTGTCGACCGCGCAGATCCTCGAACTCGCCCGCGATTCCGTCGCGGAGGGCTTGAGCCATGCGCGCGACGCCGTCGAGTGGGTGAAGCTCGGCGCCGCGCTGGAGCGGGCGGCGCGCGACGTGCGGCTCGCGTTCAAAGAGGATTCGGTGCGGCTGTCGCTCAGCCAGATGCACGGCGACCATCCGCTCTTCGCCGCGCTCGATGCCTTGGAAACCGAACTGAATGCGCTCGCGGTGGCGCTGGCGGGACAGGCCGAGCGCGCGGAGTCGATCGCCGCTTGCCAGCGGCGCGCGCGCGAACTGCAGGATTTGCTCAAGGGCTGGACGGTGCTGCCGGAGGCGGAGGCGCCGAGCGCCGAATCGGATACGAAGAAAGACTCAGCCGACGATCCGAACGAAAAGGTGCGCTGGATCGAAGTGTTTTCGCACACGGTGCAGTTGCACGAAACGCCGCTGTCGGTCGCACCGATCTTCGCGAAGCAGCGCGCGGGCGTGCCGCGTGCGTGGATTTTCACCTCGGCGACGCTGTCGGTGCGCGGCGACTTCACGCACTACGCCGCACAAATGGGCCTGAGCGCGCGGCGTTCGATGACGCTGCCGAGCCCGTTCGACTACGGCACGCAAGGTCTGCTCTACGTGCCGCGCAACCTGCCGCAGCCATCGTCGCCGATGTTCACCGACGCCGTATTCGACGCTGCGCTGCCGGCGATCGAAGCATCCGGGGGCGGCGTATTCATGCTTTGCACCACGCTGCGGGCCGTCGACCGGATCGCCGCCAAGTTGCGCGACGTGATCGAATCCCGCGGTTGGAAGACGCCTCTGCTCGTGCAGGGCGATGCGAGCCGCACCGAGCTGCTCGACCGCTTCCGCGCCTACGGCAACGCGATCCTGGTGGGCAGCCAGAGCTTCTGGGAAGGCGTGGATGTACGCGGCGACGCGTTGTCGCTCGTCGTGATCGACAAGCTTCCGTTTGCGCCGCCGGACGACCCGGTGCTGTCCGCGCGGCTCGACGCACTGGCGAAGAAGGGCTTGAGCCCGTTTGCAGTCCATCAATTGCCGCAGGCGGTGATTACGCTCAAGCAGGGCGCCGGGCGTCTGATCCGCGCGGAGACCGATCGCGGCGTGCTGATGATCTGCGATACGCGTCTCGTCGATAAACCCTATGGCAAGCGCATCTGGCAGAGTCTCCCGCCGTTCAAGCGAACGCGCGAGATCGACGTCGTGCGGGAGTTCTTCGAGGAGCG comes from Trinickia violacea and encodes:
- a CDS encoding ATP phosphoribosyltransferase regulatory subunit yields the protein MSTWLLPENIADVLPSEARKIEELRRALLDRFRAYGYEMVMPPLLEYLESLLTSGGSDLSLRTFKLVDQLSGRTLGLRADTTPQVARIDAHLLNRQGVTRLCYAGNVLHTRPRGLHATREQIQVGAEIYGHAGLEADLEIQQLMLDVLRLTGLTTIRLDLCHAGVLSAIFAQDPAAAAAGEALYEALAAKDVARLDELTQGLSDVARDALRALPALYGDASVLALARQRLPNLPEIANALDDLEFLAAQVESAEVTIDLADLRGYAYHSGVMFSAYVDGVPNAVARGGRYDHVGQAYGRARPATGFSLDLREVARISPIEARSSAILAPWKHDEALRASVALLRDAGEVVIQALPGHDHALDEFACDRVLVERNGVWVVEAR
- a CDS encoding ATP-dependent DNA helicase, whose translation is MNSPHDASSDKPRAGASDVRTSAREPLALNPKRGTELDAIFAADGLLAQRIDGYRPRASQIEMARAVAAAMEASGRAMPEPAMFEAHARPARRLQKSGESGDRGGTDTAEIAREVAEDTGDNTLIVEAGTGTGKTYAYLVPAMLWGGKVVVSTGTKHLQDQLFQRDIPTVRDALAVPVTVAMLKGRANYLCHYYLQRTADNGRMPTRQDTVYLQEIVRFAKITRTGDKAELASVPETAPVWSMVTSTRDNCLGQECPHYKECFVMQARREAQQADIVVVNHHLFFADIMLRDTGMAELLPSANTIVFDEAHQLPETATLFFGETLSTAQILELARDSVAEGLSHARDAVEWVKLGAALERAARDVRLAFKEDSVRLSLSQMHGDHPLFAALDALETELNALAVALAGQAERAESIAACQRRARELQDLLKGWTVLPEAEAPSAESDTKKDSADDPNEKVRWIEVFSHTVQLHETPLSVAPIFAKQRAGVPRAWIFTSATLSVRGDFTHYAAQMGLSARRSMTLPSPFDYGTQGLLYVPRNLPQPSSPMFTDAVFDAALPAIEASGGGVFMLCTTLRAVDRIAAKLRDVIESRGWKTPLLVQGDASRTELLDRFRAYGNAILVGSQSFWEGVDVRGDALSLVVIDKLPFAPPDDPVLSARLDALAKKGLSPFAVHQLPQAVITLKQGAGRLIRAETDRGVLMICDTRLVDKPYGKRIWQSLPPFKRTREIDVVREFFEERTAEGE
- a CDS encoding DUF465 domain-containing protein produces the protein MREQQAIKPDVLRDRILQLQSEHSELDRMIDQLATSSDITDLELQRLKKRKLKVKDNILLLQLQLEPDTHA
- a CDS encoding potassium transporter Kup, with protein sequence MTDNNQAHTHKQPLHSLAIAAIGVVFGDIGTSPLYSLKEAFSPAHGIALTNNSILGVISLLFWAIVIVVGIKYVLFVMRADNNGEGGVLALMALSLRSFDTKSKAAATLMALGIFGSCMFYGDAVITPAISVISAVEGLEIATPQLSHLVLPITIVILIALFWIQRHGTALVGKLFGPIMILWFITIGLLGLYHIIRAPGVIAALNPYYAASFMSAHVLQAYVVLGSVVLVLTGAEALYADMGHFGAKPIRMAWYVLVMPSLVLNYFGQGALLMQDPKAIENPFFLLAPDWALLPLVVLSTVATVIASQAVISGAYSLTAQAIQLGYVPRMKVLHTSELAIGQIYVPVVNWMLLFIILCIVIGFKSSDNLAAAYGIAVTATMVITTILLCVSMVKVWKWNKALVALIIGAFMIVDVGFFGANLLKVEEGGWLPLGIGAVLFFLLMTWHKGRMIVKERTAADGIPLAPFLQGLLAHPPHRVSGTAIYLTGSDTLVPVSLLHNLKHNKVLHERTIFLTFVTRDIPYVNDEDRVTVRDVGGGLYVVRAAYGFNETPDVKATLLEVGRMYDLTFELMDTSFFLARETVVPTQLPGMSVWRERVFAWMHQNAAKPTDFFAIPANRVVELGTKIEI
- a CDS encoding adenylosuccinate synthase, with the protein product MSASAVNVTPGRNVVVVGTQWGDEGKGKIVDWLTDHAQGVVRFQGGHNAGHTLIIGGKKTILRLIPSGIMRAGVACYIGNGVVLSPEALFKEIGELEAAGLDVQKRLFISEATTLILPYHIAIDQAREARRGAGKIGTTGRGIGPAYEDKVGRRALRVQDLFEPEAFAERLRDNLDFHNFVLTQYLGAAPVDFQQTLDTMLSYADRLAPMVTDVSRRLYDENAAGRNFLFEGAQGTLLDIDHGTYPFVTSSNCVAGAAAAGAGVGPQKLNYILGITKAYCTRVGAGPFPSELYDNDNPARQDQIGVTLANVGKEFGSVTGRPRRTGWLDAAALRRSIQINGVSGLCITKLDVLDGLDEVRLCVGYKIDGKDADILPRGASEVARCEPVYETFGGWKESTIGITQWDRLPANAQAYLTRVQEVAGVPIDMVSTGPDRDETILLRHPFKV
- a CDS encoding phosphoribosyltransferase, with the translated sequence MTQSMTMIAMTDPRNDDKNLWVGWDEYHRLIELLALAVHESGWKFDKILCLARGGLRVGDQLSRIYDLPLAILATSSYREAAGTEQGDLDIAQYITMTRGELSGNVLLVDDLVDSGVTLSRVQQHLKDRYPAITAVRSAVLWYKGCSKVKPDYHVQFLPTNPWIHQPFEEWDTVRPHNLGAWIKRGLARNSTPNE
- a CDS encoding Tex family protein, which produces MTDTVALKIVQRIATELTVQPRQVAAAVQLLDEGATVPFIARYRKEVTGNLDDTQLRQLEERLLYLRELEDRRASILASIEEQGKLTDELRTAIEAADSKQVLEDLYLPYKPKRRTRAQIAREAGLEPLAQALLANPLLDPQTEAAAYVDAEKGVADVKAALDGARDILSEQFGETAELLGKLRDYLHSQGVVSSTVVEGKEGEEGEKFRDYYDYSETIKTVPSHRALALFRGRNAGVLMVKLGLGEELDAQVPHPGEAMIARHFGIANQNRPADKWLSDVCRWCWRVKVQPHLENELLTQLRDEAEHEAIRVFARNLKDLLLAAPAGPKAVIGLDPGLRTGVKVAVVDRTGKVLATDTIYPHEPRRDWDGSLAKLARIAAQTQAELISIGNGTASRETDKLASELISRHPELKLQKIVVSEAGASVYSASELAAKEFPELDVSLRGAVSIARRLQDPLAELVKIEPKAIGVGQYQHDVNQRELARSLDAVVEDCVNAVGVDANTASVALLARVSGLNSTLARNIVEYRDANGPFPSRDHLRKVPRLGDKTYEQAAGFLRINGGENPLDRSSVHPEAYPVVERMLAKIKKQIGDVLGNRDALSGLSPAEFVDERFGLPTVRDILTELEKPGRDPRPEFKTATFREGVEKVSDLIPGMVLEGVVTNVAAFGAFVDVGVHQDGLVHVSAMSTKFIKDPHEVVKAGQVVKVKVLEVDVKRQRIALTMRLDDDAAAGSPSRGGGGGGGSGAQQDRGGRPGGGARPQRSRDPEPAGAMAAAFAKLKQR